TGGGTCCGCTCCTCCGGGATCGCCATGCGGGTGAGCACCAGCAGGTAGACGGCGCCGACCCCGAGTGCGACGCCGATCTCCCGGCCACCCGGCCGCACCCGGAGCGCGAGGACGAGCCCGGCCGCGACCACCAGGCCCAGGCCGATCCCGAACATGAGGTCGATCAGTCCCCGCGCACGGAGGGCGCCGGCGAGGGCTCCGGCGAGACCCAGCGTCAGGTAGATCCCCGTCACGACGGCGAGGGTCCACCACCACAGCCGCCGCTCCCTGTCCGAGCGGAAGAGAACCATCGCACCTCAACCTACTCGCGCACGTAGAAGTGCCGTACGGACAGCGGCACATGAGTGCCGGGGCGAGGTCGTACCCGGAAGGACCGAACGCCCGAACCGGTCGGCTCGTCACGCGAGACAGCGTCCGTGGAGCGCTCCTTCGGTCCTTCGGTGTACGAACGGAGCGGCGCGGACGCAGAGACGCCGCGAACGGGTGACCCTCGCACGAGAACGCGCCGGCCAGTCCCTATCCTCCTCACATGAATCTCGGACGCACTGCAAGTGCGCTGCTCTGTGTACTCCTGGTCGCTGGTTGTGCCGGCGGGGACCCTGCGATGGAGGCTGGCAAGACCTGGCTCGCCGTTGTGGAGGACGCTAGGGGTTCGGATGGCTGGTCCGTCGAGACTCTGGAGACCGCTACCACCGACCTCCCCAACGGCGCGGAGGCCACCGGCATCGTGGATGACGACGGCGACGGGCGCGACGATGACGGACGAGTCAGCGTCACGGCGGATGGTGAGTGGGCCTGCGTGACCTTGCCTGGTGCCGGCGAGGACGGAGACGTAGCCAGCGGGGCCTGCTCCTAGCGCACGCAGCGGCGGCCCATCCGCACATCGGCAGGTGCAGGTGGTTCCACCTAGCGGAGCGCCCGCACGGTGTCGATCGTGTCGGCCTCGGCGGCGGACTTGTCGTCGCGGTAGCGGACGACACGAGCGAAGCGGAGCGCGAGCCCGCCCGGGTAGCGGGTGGAGCGCTGAAGCCCGTCGAGGGCGATCTCGACCACCTGCTCCGGACGGACGTGGATGACGTGGCCCTCGCGGTGGGTCTCCAGCTCCTGGAACCGCTCGGTCTGCCACTGCAGCATCTCGTCGGTCATGCCCTTGAACGTCTTGCCCAGCATCACGAAACCGTCCCCGTCGCGAGCGCCGAGGTGGATGTTGGAGAGCCAGCCCTGCCGGCGCCCGGAGCCCCACTCGACCGCGAGGACGACCAGGTCGAGGGTCAGCACCGGCTTCACCTTGACCCAGCCGGCGCCGCGCCGGCCGGCGGCGTAGGGCGCCGTGAGGCTCTTGACCACCACGCCCTCATGGCCCGCAGCCAGGGCGCGGTCGGTGAAGGCCTGGGCCTCCGCGAGGTCGGCGGTGACGACCCGCGGCACCCGCGAGGCCTCGGGGACCAGGGCGGCGAGCGCCTCGGCGCGCTCGGAACCGGGGGAGTCGAGCAGGTCACGGCCGTCGACGTGGAGCAGGTCGAAGAAGTACGCCGTGACCTCGACCCCTTCGTCCATGGCGGTGCGTGACGCGGTCTCCTGGAACGGGCGCGGCCGACCGTCGTCGTCGAGCGCGATCGCCTCGCCGTCGAGCACGAACCGCGAGGCGGGCAGTGACCGGGCCAGCGTGACCACCTCCGGTAGCCGGTGGGTGATGTCGTCGAGGCTGCGGGTCGCGATGGCCACCTCGTCACCGTCGCGGTGCACCTGGATCCGGATACCGTCGAGCTTGGTGTCGACCGCGACCTCGGCGCCGTCGGGACCGGCCTTGGCCAGGGCCGCCTCGAGATCGGTCGCGCTCGAGGCCAGCATGGGCGACACCGGCCGTCCGACCTCGAGGCCGATCGCGGCCAGGGCGTCCGCCCCCTCGAAGGCCGTCCGCGCGATCGCGACGGTCGACCCCGCGAGCATCGCCGCCCGGCGTACGGCGGGCACGGGGACCCCGGCGGCCGCGGCCAGCGCTTCCTGGACCAGGGCGTCGAGGGCACCCTGACGGACCTCGCCGGTGACCAGCCCACGGAGCCACCGCTGCTCGGCAGCGGTGGCGCGGCCGAACAGCTCCCCCAGAGCGGCGGCTCGAGCCTGTTGTGACCCTGACCCCGCGAGCGAGGCGAGGTGGTCGAACGCCTCGTGCACCTCGGTCACGGCCAGGGTCGGCTCGGCGGCCGGCTCGGGCAGCGACTGCAGGCCCCGCCACCCCACGCCGGTACGACGCTGGAGGAGCGAGCCGGCGAGGTAGGAGGTGACGAGGTGCAGCTCGCCGGGCTCGGCCCCGCCCAGTGCCTCGGCGAGGGCGGCCACCTTCGCCTTGCGTGACCGGGTCGCGGCCACCGCCGCGGAGGTCGCCACCAGGTCTGCGATCAGCACGCGGTCAGGCTAGCGACCCCGTGCCGACACGACCCCACGAGTCACACCGGCCACGCCGGACGGGGGGAACTGCCCGTTGTCGGCTGTTGCAACACCTGACAACGTCCGGTTTCCCCGGTCGACCGGGCAAACCCAGGGGCCCCACCCTCAGCCACCGATCCGGGTCCGGACCTCGTAGAGCTCCGGGAAGAAGGAGATGTCGAGCGCGCGCCGCAAGAAGCTGACCCCGCTGGAGCCGCCGGTGCCCGTCTTGTGGCCGATGGTGCGCTGCACCACCTGGAGGTGACGGAACCGCCACTCCTGGAAGTTGTCCTCGAGGTCGACGAGCTCCTCGCAGGTCTCGTAGACGCCCCAGTGCTGCTCGGGCGCGTTGTAGACCCCGGCGAAGACGTCGACCAGCCCGGGGTGGAGCCGGTGCTTGACCGACCAGTCCCGCTCGACCAGCTCCGCGGGGACGTCGTAACCGCCCCGGGCGAGGTGTCGGAGGAACTCGTCGTACAGCGACGGCTCCGCGAGCAGCGTCGCCAGCTCGTCGTGTGCCGTCGTGTCGTGCTCGTGGACCCGCACCATGTCGGCGTCCTTGTTGCCGAGCAGGAACTCGACCTCGCGGTACTGCGCCGACTGGAAGCCCGAGGAGGTCGCGAGGAAGGGACGGATCTCGGCGTACTCGCTGGGGGTCATGGTGGCCAGGACCGACCACTGGTCGGTCAGCGTGTGCTGGATGTGCTTGACCCGCGCCAGCCGCTTGAGGGCGGGAGCCAGCTCGTCGGAGGCGAGCAAGGAGCGCGCGGAGCGGAGCTCGTGGACCATCAGCTTCAGCCAGAGCTCCGAGGTCTGGTGCTGGATGATGAAGAGCAGCTCGTCGTGCTGCGGCGGGTCGCTCTGCGGGCGCTGCGCGGACAGCAGCTGGTCGAGGCAGAGGTAGTCGCCGTAGGACATCTGCTGGCGGAAGTCGGTCTCGATGCCGGCCTCGAGCTCGCGGCGGTCGTCGTCGGGCACGGCCCCAACCTAGGCCACGGAGCGCCCTGAGGGCCGCCCGCGGGGCCGCGCTGCCCGGGGCGCGGCCCTCCCGCACGTGGCCGGCCGTGACTTACCCTCGGTGCATGACCGCCCCCCCGGACCAGAGCACCGCGCACAACACGCGGCTCTGGGTGCCTGCGTGGCCGGTCCCGGTCGGGCAGATCCTCGGCCAGCAGCGTCGCGGCGGCGGCGACCCCACCTACCGCATCGACTTCCAGGGCCGTCACTGGCGTGGCATCAGGACCCCCGTCGGCGAAGCCACCCTGATGGTCGAGACCCGGCCCCGCGAGGGGCGCGTCTACGCAGCCGCCTGGGGCAGCGGGGCCGAGTGGGCCCTCGAGTCGCTGCCCGCCCTGCTCGGCGCCGATGACGACCCGACCGGCTTCGAACCCACCCACCAGGTGCTCGCGGACGTGTGGCGGCACCACCGCCACTGGCGCATCGGCCGCACCGGGTTGGTGATGGAGGCCCTGGTGCCCTCGATCATCGAGCAGAAGGTCACCGGCCAGGAGGCGTTCGCGGGGTTCCGCAACCTGGTCCACCGCTGGGGGACCCGGGCACCCGGCCCGGGCCACGACCTCGACCTCTACGTGCAGCCGGACGCCGAGACGCTGCGTCACATCCCGTCCTGGGAGTGGCTCCGGCTCCACATCGACCCGGCGCGGTCGAAGGCGATCGTGATGGCGGCGCGGGTCGCCCATGCCATCGAGCGGACGGCCGACGCCACGCTGGAGGAGGCCGACCGCGCCCTCCGGTCGCTGCCCGGGGTCGGCGTGTGGACCAGTGCCGAGGTGAGGCAACGCGCGCTCGGCGACGCCGACGCGGTCTCCTTCGGCGACTACCACGTCGCCAAGGACATCGGGTGGGCGCTGACCGGCAAGGCGTTCGACGACGAGGAGCTCGAGGACTACCTCGAGCCCTACCGCCCGCACCGCGGCCGGGTCCAGGGCCTGGTGGCGCTCGCCGGGCTCCATCGGCCCCGGCTCGGGCCGCGGATGCCTCCCCGGACCCACCTGCCCACCTGAGACGAGCGGGTCTCAGAGGAGCGGCCGGAACGGCCGGAGCAGCGCCTCGGTGAAGCGGCGGTGCAGGTCGCGCGCCTCCCACTCATGCAGGGTCAACTCCAGGCAGTTGCTCTCGTCGGTCCGGAAGATCTCCTCCATCACGTGCGCGAGCGAGTCGTCGATCACCTCGACGTTGACCTCGTAGTTGCCGGTGAGGCTGAGCCGGTCGATGTTGGCGGTGCCGACCGTCGTCCAGGTGCCGTCGACGGTCGCCGTCTTGGCGTGGACCATGGCGCCCTGGTAGCGCAGGATGCGGATGCCGCCACGGAGCAGCTCGTCGTAGTAGCCGCGGGAGATCCAGTCGGCCACGACGTGGTTCGACTTCAGCGGCACGAGCAGCCGTACGTCCACGCCCCGCTGGGCCGCGGCCACCAGCTCGTCGACGAAGTCCGGGTCGGGCAGGAAGTAGGCCTGCGTGATCCAGATCCGGTCACGGGCACGGTTGATGGCCTCGAGGTACATGTTCCTGATCGGGAACATCCACAGCCGCGGCACGTTGCGGTGCACGCGGAACCGCGGCTCCCACTCGGACGCCGTCTCCAGCAGCAGCGGCCGCTCGCTGGTGCCGAGCAGCCGCCGGCGGTTGAGGTTCCAGAAGTCTGCGAACGCCCGCTTCAGGTCCCACACCGCCGGCCCGGTGATGCGGATGTGGGTGTCGCGCCACTCCGTGGCGTACGCCGCTCCGATGTTGTAGCCGCCCACGAAGCCGACCGTGTCGTCGACGACCAGGATCTTGCGGTGGTCGCGGCCGTAGCGACGCAGGTCCAGGACCCGCCACCCCGCGTTGTAGACGGGGTAGGGGAGCACCTTCATGCTGCGGGGGAAGCGCTTGAACCGTGGCGACACCACCAGGTTGGCGAAGCTGTCGTAGATGCAGTGAACCTCGACGCCCCGGGCGGCCGCCTCGGCCAGGGCTCGCTTGAACCGCTCACCGACCGCGTCGCCCTTCCAGATGTAGGTCTCGAAGAGGATCTGGCGCCGCGCTCCCTCGATCGCGGCGAGCATCGCGTCGAACAGGTCCTGCCCGTAGGTGTAGGTGGTCACCTCACCTCCGCTCTCGCCGACCTCGACGGTGCGCGGTGGCGTGACCGGGAACGGCTTCGGCTTCTTGCCCCGACGGCGGTAGGAGTCCACCACCGACATGCCGACCGCGATGGCGAGCTGCAGCCCGAAGAGCGCCAGGAGGGTCCGCCGGACCAGCCGGATCAGCCGGCCGGCGGGGGAGCGGGAGGCGTCGGACACCCCGCCAATCTAGCCAGCGCCGCCCGGCAGGTGGGCCCGGAACGTCAGATGCCCCATCAGCCGCGCGGCGTCGCGACGATAGACCCAGTCGTGGTACGTCGACGCGAAGCCGCGCACCGGCCCCGGGAGGTAGGGCTCGTACATCGACGGGAGGTCCCACAGCCGAAACTCGACGTCGGTGAACCCGGCGCGACCGAGGTGCGCAGTCACGGCACGCGTCGTGTTGATGCGGTACTCGGTCGGGAAGTGGTACCCCTCGACCTGCTCGACCGGGCGGAGCCTGCGCAGCAACGGCTCCGCCACGTGCGCCCGGGTGGCCGCCCAGGTCGAGAGCCCGAAGTAGTGCCACTTGTTGACCGTCATGCCCATCAGCACCCCGCCCGGCCGCAGCACGGCGGCGCAGGCCCGGGTGAAGGCCCGGGGGTCGGAGACGTGCTCGAGCACGAAGACCGAGAAGGCGAGGTCGAAGGGTTCCGGGTCGGTGGCGGCGTACGCCTCCATGGTCAGGGCTTGCGCTTCGTGGAGGGTGGTGTTGCCCAGGACGGCGGGGTCGGGGTCGATGCCCACGATGGTCCCGGCCACGCGGGAGACCGGGCGCAACGTCCCGGACAGGTTGTGGCCGGCGCCGATGTTGAGGACCCGGCCGCCGGCGGGGCACTCGCGGGCGACCCACCGGGCGAAGCCGCGCACCGCCACCCGTGGCGGTGGCATGGCCACGACCGTGGCGGAGATGGTGCTCCGGACCCCGACGGGGGACATGACTCAGGGTGGCACCCGCTGCGGTCGGGCGCAACGAACGGGTGTTGCGTCAGTGCCCGGCGGCCAGGGCGACGTCGAGCTGGCGCAGCGAGTACTCCGTGACCGTGAGCAGTGCGCGCTTCACCGACCGCCGCTCCCGTGCGTCGATGGCGATGATCGGCACCCCGGGACGCAGCGCCAGCGCGGCGCGCACGTCCGCGAGGTCGTAGCGGTGGGCGCCCTCGAACTGGTTGACCGCGCAGACGAAGGGGATGCCGCGGGACTCGAAGTAGTCGAGGGGCGCGAAGGCGGCGTCGAGTCGCTGGGTGTCGATGATGACGACCGCACCGATCGCGCCGATGCACAGGTCGTCCCACATGAACCAGAACCGCTCCTGCCCCGGCGTACCGAAGAGGTAGAGCACGAGGTCCTCGGCGAGGGTGATCCGGCCGAAGTCCATGGCGACCGTCGTCGTCGACTTGGCAGGGGTCGCGGCGAGGTCGTCCACGCCCTCCGACTCGTTGGTGACGAGGGCCTCGGTGCGCAGCGGGGTGATCTCCGAGACCGCACCGACGAAGGTGGTCTTGCCGACGCCGAAGCCGCCGGCGACGACGATCTTGGTCGACGTGACGGTGTCAGAGCGCCCGGAGTCCACGCAGCGTCCTCTCGATGAGGCTCCGGCGGTCCTCGCGCGGTGCGTCCGCGGCGAGGGTGCCACCGACGCGCACCAGACCGGCTTCGACGAGGTCGCCGAGCAGCACCCGTACGACGCCGACGGGCATCCGCACCTCGGCCGAGACCTCGGCGACGGAACGGCCCTCGGCCGCCCGCAGCACGACGTCGCGCGGGGCGTCGCCGTCCGGCTCGTCGGCGTCGCGCTGCAGGCGCGCCTCCAGCGGCAGCTCCACGGTCGGGCGGGTCCGACCCGCGGTGATCGTGTAGGAGCGGACCAGGCTGACGGTGGGCACCGGCTCGGTCCCAGCGGTGCCGACGTCGTCGGCCATCACGGCGTCGGTGGTCATCATGACCGGAACCCGTAGGGGAGGGTGCGTGGCCGGGTCTGCACCATCCGACCGACGCGGTCGACCAGCAGCGCCATCTCGTAGCCCACCTGACCGAGGTCGCTGCCGTCCTTGGTGAGCACACCGAGGTGGGAGCCGTTGCCCACCGCCATCAGCAGCAGGTGCCCGCGCTCCATCTCGATCACGGTCTGCAGCACGGCACCGCCGTCGAAGAGCCCGCTGGCTCCGACCGCCAGGCTGGCCAGGCCCGAGCTGACGGCCGCCACCTGCTCGGCTCGGTCGCCGGGAAGCCCAGCGCTGGCGGCGGTGAGAAGCCCGTCAGCGGAGACGAGGACCGCGTGGGACACACCGGGGACGTCGTCCACGAAGCGGGTCATCACCCAGTCGAGGTCCCGACCGCGGCGTGCGGCGGGACCGGGGAACCCCTCGCCCATGTCGCTCACTCCTCGTCCTCGTCGGTGACCGGGGTGGCCACCCCGCCGGCGGCCGCGGCCCGGCCGCGTGCGACCCCGTTGGCGTGGGCGGAGAGCCGGGCCTTGATCGCTTCCGGGTCGCGCATCAGGTCGGTGCCCGAGCCGGAGACGCCACCCGGCACCAGCCGGTCACCGGGTCGCCTGGTCGGCAGGCCGGAGTCGCTGTCGGAGCGCGGCGCCTCGGCGGAGGCACGCTCGGCGGCCTTCCAGCCTTCGTCGGCCTCGGAGGGGCTCCACGCCTCCTCCTGCTGGTCCTGGTCCTCGTCCTCGAACCAGCTCGAGCGCAGCTGGCGGAAGATCGGGCTGTCGAACTCGTCGTCGTCCTCCACCTCGGCCACGACCGGGAGGCCGAGGTCCTGCTCGTCGTGGTCCTCGACGAGGTCCGGGACGACGGCGAGCGAGAGCGGGACGGCGGGCTCGCGGACCGGGAGGCCGGCGGCCGGGGAGTCGTCGCCCGCTGCGACGTGCTCCTCGGCAGCCGGTTCCTCCGAGTCGGGGAAGACGGGCTCCGCTCCGAAGCCGCGGAACAGCTCGGGGGAGAGGACCTCGTGGTCGCGGTCGGGCTCGGTGTCGACCTCGGCGGCCGCGTCTTCGAGGTCGGCCTGACCGGACTCGTCGGACTCGTCGGCCTCGTCGGCCTCGACGGCCTCGACGGCCTCGACGGCCTCGACGGCCTCGACGGCCTCGTCGGTCTCGTCGATCTCGTCGGCCTCGTCAGCGACGTCGGGGACCTCGGTGTCCTCGTGGGCGTGCTCGTCGTCGACCTCGGCGTCGACCTCGGCGTCGACCTCGGCGACCGCGTCGTCGAGGTCGGCCTCCTCGTCGTCAGCGACCCAGGCGTGCTCGGTGTCCTCGGTGTCGGCGGCCGTGTCCGCGAGGGCGACCTCGTCCTGCCCCTCGACAGGCTCGACCTCGTCGGCGTCCTCGGCGACCGGCTGCTCCTCCGCGGCGACCTCGTCGCCGTCGTGGACGTGCTCCTGCTCGTCGACGCCCTGTTCGGCGACGTCCTGCTTGGCGACGTCCTGCTCGTCGACGTCGGCCTCGCCCTGGTCGGTGCCGTACCGCTCGGGGAAGAAGAGCTGGGCCCAGGTCGTGTGCGGGTGCGCCGGCCGAGCCGGCTCCTCGACGACCGGCCGGGCGACGGTCTCAGGAAGAACCTCGGTGTCGTCCTCGGTGACGTGCTCAGGGCTGTCCTTCGGGCTGTCCTCCGCGACCACGAGGGTCTCGTCGACCTCGGACGGGCCCTCAGCGCCCGCGCCGTGGTCGAGCCCGACCGGCTCGGACTCCTCCATAGCCGGATCCGCCGCACCCGGGGTGGCCAGGTCGCGGTCACCCATCCGCGGGAAGAGCGAACCGGCGGCGGGGGGCTGCGTGGCGCCGGGTTGGCGCTGGGGAAGACCGATGTTGGCACTGATGACCGCCGACAACGTCTCCGCCGACAGGTCCTCGCGGGTGGCCACCGGGTCGAGCGTCGGCATGGGGGGCTCCCACGCGGCCGGCTGCCAGCCGGGGGCCTCGACGGGTGCGTCCTCGTCCTCGAGGGGCGGCTCCTCGGCCGCGGTTGCCTCCGGCGCCCCGGAGGACTCGAGCTCGGCCGGCGACTCGGCTGCGGGGCCGACGAGGGCGGGGACGCCGGCGACGGGCGACAGGCCCGTGAGCAGGGGGCGCGGCAGGAACACCTGGGCGGTGACACCGCGGTCGACGTTGTCGGAGAGGAGCACCGTGATGCCGTGACGGCGCGCCAGGCGGCTCACGACGAGCAGGCCCATCCGCTTGGTCGCCTCGACGGTGAGCGTGCCGCCCGAGCGCAGCTCGCGGTTCAGCATCTCGAGCGTGGTGTGCTCGATGCCCACCCCCTCGTCGCGGATCTCGACCAGCAGCATCCCGCTGGGGGCGTTGACCAGGATGGTGACCTCGCTGTCCGGCGACGAGTAGGTCAGCGCGTTGTCGACGAGCTCCGTGAGCAGGTGGACGACGTCGGCGGCGGCCGTTCCCTTGATCCGGACCGCGGGCGCGGAGGTGACGCTCACCCGCTGGTAGTCGCGGACGCCTGCGGTGGCGGCGTGCAGCGCCTCGGTGATCGTCAGGGACTCCTGCTCGCTGCGCTGGGTCGGTGCGTCTGCCAGCACGACCAGGCTCTCCGCCGTACGCCGCATCCGGGACGCGAGATGGTCGAGCCGGAACAGGTTCTCGAGCCGCTCCGGGTCCTCCTCGTCGCGCTCCAGCTCCTCGATGAGGTGCAGCTGCTGGTGCACCAGCGAGGTGCTGCGGCGCGACAGGGTCACGAACATGTCGCCCACGCGCGAGCGGAGCTCGGCCTCGCCCTGGGCGAGACGGACGGCCGTGCGGTGCAGGTCGTCCACGGCACGCGCGACCTGACCGAGCTCCTCGGTGGTGGTGACGTCGATGGGCTCGATGTCACCGGGGCGGTGGCCCGAGCGGATCCACCCGACGGTCTCCGGAAGCCGCTCGTTGGCGACCTCGAGGGCACCGTCACGCAGCCGACGCAGCGGGAGGACCAGGGCGCGGGAGACCAGGAGCGCGAGGACCAGGGCGATGAGCAGCGCGACCCCGACCAGGACCGCCGTGACGGTGGCCTCCGTGCGGGACCCCGAGGCCTCCTCGGCGAGCGACCGCTCGGCGTCGGCGAGCAGCTCCCCGGCGAGCTCGTCGTAGATCCGGAGGGCGTCTCCGCCCTGCACGGCGGCGCCGCGGTCGACGGCACCCTGGTTGCTCGCGTTGAGACGGCGGAGGAGCTGCACCCGGTCGTCGTCCGGCAGGGCGCGGAGCAGGTTCGAGATCACGGCGGACTCGACGCCGAGCTGGCTGTAGAGGACGTCGGCCGGCAGCGAGCGTGGCTCGTCGAGGGCCTGCAGCTGCAGCCGGGTGACGGCGTAGCGTCCCTCCACCAGCTGGCCCGTCAGGGCGAGAGCCCGTTCGGCGGGGGACCCGGTGGCGGCGAGGTCGGCGACGAGCAGCGAGACGTCGGCCTCGAGCTGCCCGAGCTCGACGAGGGAGGAGGGGCCGGAGGCATAGGCGGAACCGTCACGGAGCGACTCGGACCCGGAGAGGGCGCGGTCGACGAGCGCCCGCTGGTTGCCGGTGAGGTCGGCGTCGTCGGCGGTGGCGGAGAGCTCGGCGCCTGCCGCCCGGACCGCGACCACGGCGGCCTCGCGGCCCGCCTGCTCGACGTCGTCGTCGCGGTGCACCATCGCCGCCTCCTCCGCGGCGGAGAGGTAGCCGAGAGCGGGCTCGAGGACGGTGACCTGGCTGGCCGCCGCGGTGGCGGCCTCGGAGCGGTCGAGCGCGGACGCCACCCGCAGGCCGCCGAGCACCACGGCCAGGAGCAGGGGGAGCGCGACGACGAGGGCGACCTTGCGGCGTACCGGCCAGTCGGACACGTCGGGAGTCCGCAGTGCCCGCCGGCTCGGGTCTGGCCTCTGGTCCATGATCGCTCTGTTCTCGTCGTCGCTGGCTGAGTGGTGCCGTGTGGTGGTGGTGCCATCGGGGCCGGGGGGACCTCGATGACGCTCGTTTCGAGCCTAGGGACAACCGGACATCCCGTCCCGCGAACGACGCAATCGTTCGGCCAGACCTGCATAGTCCTACCTGTCGGTGGGTGGTCGTACGCTCGACCCATGCGTCCAGTGACCGATCTCGAGCGCCGGGTGGCGCCCTTCAAGGTCGTCTCCGACTACTCGCCGTCCGGCGACCAGCCGGCGGCGATCGCGGAGATCACCCGCCGGGTCGAGGCAGGGATGTCCGACGTCGTGCTCCTGGGTGCGACCGGCACCGGCAAGACCGCCACGGTGGCGTGGGTGGCCGAGCAGGTGCAGCGTCCCGTGCTGGTGATGCAGCCCAACAAGACGCTGGCGGCCCAGTTCGCCAACGAGCTGCGACAGCTGTTCCCCGACAACGCCGTCGAGTACTTCGTCTCCTACTACGACTACTACCAGCCCGAGGCCTACGTCCCCCAGACCGACACCTACATCGAGAAGGACTCCTCCATCAACGAGGAGGTCGAGCGGCTGCGTCACTCGGCCACCAACAGCCTGCTGACCAGGCGTGACGTGATCGTGGTGTCGACGGTCTCCTGCATCTACGGCCTGGGCACCCCCCAGGAGTACGTCGACCGGATGCTGCGGCTGCGCGTCGGGGAGGAGCACGACCGCGACCAGATCCTGCGACGGCTGGTCCAGATCCAGTACACCCGCAACGACATGTCGTTCTCCCGGGGGACGTTCCGGGTGCGTGGCGACACCCTGGAGATCTTCCCGGTCTACGAGGAGATGGCCGTCCGGGTCGAGTTCTTCGGCGACGAGATCGAGCGGCTGATGACCCTCCACCCGATCACCGGCGAGGTGCTGACCGAGGACACCGAGCTCTACGTCTTCCCGGCGAGCCACTACGTCGCGGGCCCGCAGCGGATGGAGCGCGCGATCGCCGGCATCGAGGCCGAGCTGGAGGAGCGGCTGGCCGAGCTCGAGGGACAGGGCAAGCTGCTCGAGGCGCAGCGGCTGCGGATGCGCACCACCTACGACGTCGAGATGATGCGCCAGGTCGGCAGCTGCTCGGGCATCGAGAACTACTCGATGCACATCGACGGCCGGGCCCGCGGGTCGGCGCCCAACTGCCTGCTCGACTACTTCCCCGAGGACTTCGTGCTCGTCATCGACGAGTCCCACGTGGCCGTGCCCCAGATCGGCGGCATGTACGAGGGCGACATGTCCCGCAAGCGCAACCTGGTCGACCACGGCTTCCGGCTGCCGAGCGCCATGGACAACCGGCCGCTGCGGTGGGAGGAGTTCCTCGACCGGATCGGGCAGACGATCTATCTCTCGGCGACCCCGGGCGACTACGAGCTCGACAAGGTGCAGGGCGACACGGTCGAGCAGATCATCCGTCCCACCGGCCTG
The genomic region above belongs to Nocardioides coralli and contains:
- a CDS encoding sensor histidine kinase; the encoded protein is MDQRPDPSRRALRTPDVSDWPVRRKVALVVALPLLLAVVLGGLRVASALDRSEAATAAASQVTVLEPALGYLSAAEEAAMVHRDDDVEQAGREAAVVAVRAAGAELSATADDADLTGNQRALVDRALSGSESLRDGSAYASGPSSLVELGQLEADVSLLVADLAATGSPAERALALTGQLVEGRYAVTRLQLQALDEPRSLPADVLYSQLGVESAVISNLLRALPDDDRVQLLRRLNASNQGAVDRGAAVQGGDALRIYDELAGELLADAERSLAEEASGSRTEATVTAVLVGVALLIALVLALLVSRALVLPLRRLRDGALEVANERLPETVGWIRSGHRPGDIEPIDVTTTEELGQVARAVDDLHRTAVRLAQGEAELRSRVGDMFVTLSRRSTSLVHQQLHLIEELERDEEDPERLENLFRLDHLASRMRRTAESLVVLADAPTQRSEQESLTITEALHAATAGVRDYQRVSVTSAPAVRIKGTAAADVVHLLTELVDNALTYSSPDSEVTILVNAPSGMLLVEIRDEGVGIEHTTLEMLNRELRSGGTLTVEATKRMGLLVVSRLARRHGITVLLSDNVDRGVTAQVFLPRPLLTGLSPVAGVPALVGPAAESPAELESSGAPEATAAEEPPLEDEDAPVEAPGWQPAAWEPPMPTLDPVATREDLSAETLSAVISANIGLPQRQPGATQPPAAGSLFPRMGDRDLATPGAADPAMEESEPVGLDHGAGAEGPSEVDETLVVAEDSPKDSPEHVTEDDTEVLPETVARPVVEEPARPAHPHTTWAQLFFPERYGTDQGEADVDEQDVAKQDVAEQGVDEQEHVHDGDEVAAEEQPVAEDADEVEPVEGQDEVALADTAADTEDTEHAWVADDEEADLDDAVAEVDAEVDAEVDDEHAHEDTEVPDVADEADEIDETDEAVEAVEAVEAVEAVEADEADESDESGQADLEDAAAEVDTEPDRDHEVLSPELFRGFGAEPVFPDSEEPAAEEHVAAGDDSPAAGLPVREPAVPLSLAVVPDLVEDHDEQDLGLPVVAEVEDDDEFDSPIFRQLRSSWFEDEDQDQQEEAWSPSEADEGWKAAERASAEAPRSDSDSGLPTRRPGDRLVPGGVSGSGTDLMRDPEAIKARLSAHANGVARGRAAAAGGVATPVTDEDEE
- the uvrB gene encoding excinuclease ABC subunit UvrB → MRPVTDLERRVAPFKVVSDYSPSGDQPAAIAEITRRVEAGMSDVVLLGATGTGKTATVAWVAEQVQRPVLVMQPNKTLAAQFANELRQLFPDNAVEYFVSYYDYYQPEAYVPQTDTYIEKDSSINEEVERLRHSATNSLLTRRDVIVVSTVSCIYGLGTPQEYVDRMLRLRVGEEHDRDQILRRLVQIQYTRNDMSFSRGTFRVRGDTLEIFPVYEEMAVRVEFFGDEIERLMTLHPITGEVLTEDTELYVFPASHYVAGPQRMERAIAGIEAELEERLAELEGQGKLLEAQRLRMRTTYDVEMMRQVGSCSGIENYSMHIDGRARGSAPNCLLDYFPEDFVLVIDESHVAVPQIGGMYEGDMSRKRNLVDHGFRLPSAMDNRPLRWEEFLDRIGQTIYLSATPGDYELDKVQGDTVEQIIRPTGLVDPEVVVKPTKGQIDDLIHEINLRVEKGERVLVTTLTKKMSEDLTDYLLDAGIRTRYLHSEVDTLKRIELLRDLRLGQYDVLVGINLLREGLDLPEVSLVSILDADKEGFLRSDKSLIQTIGRAARNVSGQVHMYADSITPSMEAAIDETNRRREKQVAYNREHGIDPTPLRKKIADITEMLAREDENTQALLQTWADVGQKGRAGGVKGTSPTPALSRLREDGQHPDLAGLPSTELADLIQELTEQMRTAAAELEFEVAARLRDEISDLKKELRQMMEATK